From the Plasmodium malariae genome assembly, chromosome: 2 genome, one window contains:
- the PmUG01_02014100 gene encoding phosphatidate cytidylyltransferase, putative encodes MINCTLIILMTVTEVKKRIFLSRSCTYKWILLTILCNALIVVCLHRKAKEEGKWGGEKATKNVENNAEKKVEIDEGKEKNKRLYLSSFTTIGAYYQNEKSAHLSNKNNANYLINLYKEGDINIYHLFFYTYFNNIFFFFFLPFFSSLLIFKYYILKTAKLSVVLVNTFVLSSVLLRHVRVSLSLYFVCHSFFFLLILSEMKISGNELTCFFCFIVNFVFYHMLSISLFHLTNKVFSFLEGLIISAIGTLALDCSFYSFVYSYLNHQIVPTVLFRFFSKATISLVAYGMCCAYCLQNAAKNRGKIMIASMALLLYNLFNFISSEHDSRSIKDTNVLHILISMVWRENNYILILLWFIITTFYLMYIINMSRRNKNLSYLRKHYHFLLFVNVKLSFLKGQIDLLIVALSFIFLIFIFVEMVRKICEVFFPSLNAINKFIARFIDERDSKGIVVTHIYLLAGVYIPIITDALFSNKNYVHKKKQIMYFFREANFLLYSSGLNTICIGDSLAAIGGFLFPTPKMKNTNNKSYAGFLFFFFTTFLSFLLSSYFLQQTVSWANLNIFFMVSLFGALFEAYLLDIDNLILPLFAFCVYLSFEK; translated from the exons ATGATAAACTGCACATTAATTATACTAATGACAGTTACGGAAGTGAAGAAAAGGATTTTCCTTTCTCGCTCTTGTACATACAAGTGGATTCTTCTGACCATCCTGTGTAACGCGTTAATTGTTGTTTGCTTGCATCGTAAAGCGAAAGAAGAGGGAAAATGGGGGGGGGAAAAAGCGACGAAAAACGTAGAAAATaatgcagaaaaaaaagtagaaattGATGAgggaaaagagaaaaataaacgCCTATATCTTAGCTCCTTTACAACCATTGGAGCATAttatcaaaatgaaaaatcagCACACCTgtctaataaaaataatgccAACTATCTcattaatttatacaaaGAGGGggatattaatatttatcatcTATTCTTTTACACATACTTTAATAacatctttttctttttttttcttccctttttttcctcccttttgatttttaaatattatatcttgA AAACCGCAAAGCTGTCTGTTGTACTTGTCAACACGTTTGTTCTCTCTAGTGTTTTGTTGAGGCATGTTCGGGTCTCTCTCTCATTGTACTTTGTCTGtcactccttttttttccttttaatactga gCGAAATGAAAATTAGCGGAAACGAACtcacttgttttttttgttttattgtgAACTTTGTCTTCTACCATATGCTGTCGATATCCTTGTTTCACCTAACAAATAA AGTCTTTTCCTTTCTGGAGGGGTTAATCATAAGTGCGATAGGAACACTAGCTCTAGACTGTTCTTTTTACAGTTTTGTTTATTCGTACTTGAATCATCAAATCGTTCCCACTGTACTGTTTAGATTTTTCAGCAAAGca ACCATAAGTCTAGTTGCATACGGAATGTGCTGCGCGTATTGTTTGCAAAATGCTGCTAAGAACAGAGGGAAAATTATGATAGCATCGATGGCGCTACTTTTGTACAACCTATTCAACTTTATTTCAAGTGAACACGATTCAAGAAGCATAAAAG ATACAAACGTACTACACATTTTAATAAGTATGGTATGGAGGGAGAACAACTATATCTTAATTCTGTTGTGGTTCATTATAacaacattttatttaatgtatatcATCAACATGTCAAGgagaaacaaaaatttatcataCCTAAGAAAGCACTATCACTTCCTTCTTTTTGTGAATGTGAAATTGTCGTTTTTAAAAGGacaa ATCGACCTACTCATAGTGGCTCtttcgtttatttttttgattttcatttttgtggAAATGGTGCGAAAAATTTGTGAAGTGTTTTTTCCCTCTCTCAATgccataaataaatttattgcgag ATTCATAGATGAGAGGGACAGCAAAGGAATAGTTGTTACACACATTTATCTTTTAGCTGG GGTTTATATCCCAATTATTACAGACGCATTGTTTAGTAACAAAAACTacgttcataaaaaaaagcaaatcaTGTACTTTTTTAGAGAAGCTAACTTTCTCCTGTACAGTTCAGGATTAAACACAATATGCATAGGAGACTCACTT GCTGCAATAGGAGGGTTCCTGTTCCCAACCcccaaaatgaaaaatacgAATAATAAGTCTTATGCTG gttttctttttttcttttttactacGTTCTTATCGTTCCTATTGTCAAGCTACTTTTTACAA CAAACTGTCTCATGGGCTAatttgaacattttttttatggtatCTCTATTTGGCGCTCTATTTGAG gCTTATCTCCTCGACATTGACAATTTAATATTGCCCCTATTCGCCTTTTGTGTTTACTTGAGCTTTGAGAAATAA
- the PmUG01_02014200 gene encoding phenylalanine--tRNA ligase alpha subunit, putative, translating to MNANIVEDEQKNEELSRFIYILDKEFKLCKEEAKKEEEAKKEEEAKKDRGGEKKEEQDEYYSNLKKEKGIEVLPNEYASSLSISKKYDLDHNKVVGLMKKLEVLYYIINTVKTFNTYHLTEEGLQYLKEGTPEYLVLKYVVLEKKTCSIEDLKKKFGKKGDIGLNVNLKNRTIQLNKTDKSLSSSVDVNKLQDVTQMYLSLIDMHGHDEQLLMKEVERVGLINDVITDGHVSCVMQNLRKRKLVEVKKNSYCYVVKTSAFKKDIKKQITDLNYLLLKNEEYKKYDIKEYNFFSSGKKIIKGTLHVLTKQMRIFKDIFISLGFEEMETHNYVESSFWCFDALYIPQQHPSRDLQDTFFIKDPEICQDNFIDIGYIENVKRVHSVGDYGSFGWNYEWKIEESKRNVLRTHTTSNSCRTLFKLAKEYNRKGHIILPKKYFSIDRVFRNENLDSTHLAEFHQVEGLIIDKNLGLAHLIGTLSAFYKYIGIHKLKFKPAFNPYTEPSMEIFGYHEQSRKWLEVGNSGVFRPEMLRAMGFPKDVSVIAWGLSLERPTMIKYNVKNIRDLFGYRSTL from the coding sequence ATGAATGCAAACATCGTGGAGGATGAACAAAAGAATGAGGAGCTGAGCAGGTTTATTTACATACTGGATAAAGAATTTAAATTGTGTAAAGAGGAAGCGAAAAAGGAAGAGGAAGcgaaaaaggaagaagaagCGAAGAAAGATCGagggggggaaaaaaaagaggaacaGGATGAATATTACagcaatttaaaaaaagagaaaggaATAGAAGTATTACCAAATGAATACGCATCATCATTAagtataagtaaaaaatatgacttAGATCATAATAAAGTAGTTGGATTAATGAAAAAGTTAgaagtattatattatattattaatactgtAAAAACTTTTAATACGTACCATTTGACGGAAGAAGGATTACAATACTTGAAGGAAGGAACGCCAGAATATCTTGTCCTTAAATATGTAGTACTAGAGAAGAAAACATGTAGTATAGaggatttaaaaaaaaaatttggaaaGAAAGGTGATATTGGTTTGAACGTTAACTTGAAGAACAGGACAATCCAGCTAAACAAGACTGATAAATCGTTGAGTTCAAGTGTTGATGTGAACAAGCTTCAGGATGTAACTCAGATGTACTTGAGCCTTATTGATATGCACGGACATGATGAACAATTACTAATGAAGGAGGTGGAGAGGGTTGGCCTAATTAACGACGTTATTACCGATGGACATGTTAGCTGTGTGATGCAAAATTTGAGGAAGAGAAAGCTGGTAGAGGTAAAGAAAAATTCTTATTGTTATGTAGTAAAAACAAGTGCCTTTAAAAAAGACATAAAAAAGCAGATAACCGatttgaattatttattattaaaaaatgaagaatataaaaaatatgatattaaagaatataattttttttcaagtggaaagaaaataattaaggGTACTTTACACGTTTTAACAAAACAGATGAGAATTTTTAaggatatatttatatcattggGATTTGAAGAAATGGAAACACATAATTATGTAGAATCCTCCTTTTGGTGTTTCGATGCTTTATATATACCACAGCAACATCCAAGTAGAGATTTACAagatactttttttataaaagatcCAGAAATATGTCaagataattttattgatataGGATATATcgaaaatgtaaaaagagTGCATTCTGTAGGTGATTATGGAAGTTTTGGTTGGAATTATGAATGGAAAATTGAAGAAAGTAAAAGAAATGTACTCCGCACACACACGACTTCTAATTCGTGTAGAACTTTATTCAAATTAGCAAAAGAGTATAATCGAAAAGgacatataatattaccaaaaaaatatttcagtATTGATAGAGTTTTTCGAAATGAAAATCTTGACAGTACACACTTAGCGGAATTTCATCAAGTGGAAGGATTAATaatagataaaaatttaGGACTTGCTCATTTAATCGGTACCTTATCtgcattttataaatatataggtatacataaattaaaatttaagcCAGCATTCAATCCTTATACTGAGCCTTCAATGGAAATATTTGGTTATCATGAACAAAGTAGAAAATGGCTTGAAGTTGGAAATAGCGGCGTTTTTCGACCTGAAATGTTAAGGGCAATGGGTTTTCCAAAAGACGTATCGGTCATTGCCTGGGGGCTAAGCTTGGAAAGACCCACTATGATCAAGTATAACGTTAAGAATATTAGAGACCTCTTTGGTTACAGGAGTACTCTGTAG